The following DNA comes from Oncorhynchus masou masou isolate Uvic2021 chromosome 21, UVic_Omas_1.1, whole genome shotgun sequence.
TAGAAGATGTGGACATATTAATgtaaatagatgtagacataTTAATttaaatagatgtagacatattaatgtaaatagatgtagacatattaatgtaaatagatgtagacataTTAATGTAAATAGAAGATGTAGACATATTAATgtaaatagatgtagacataTTAATGTAAATAGAAGATGTAGACATATTAATGTAAATAGAAGATGTAGACATATTAATgtaaatagatgtagacataTTAATGTAAATAGAAGATGTAGACATATTAATgtaaatagatgtagacatattaatgtaaatagatgtagacataTTCATGTAAATAGAAGATGTAGACATATTAATgtaaatagatgtagacataTTCATATATCCCAtttatcccatttagcagacgcttttgtccaaagcgacttacaagtcggctggggccactacttttacatatgggtggtcccagcgggaatcgaacccacgacgcttggcgttgcaagcgccatgctctaccgactgagccacacagaagAAGATGTAGACATATTAATGTAAATAGGTGTAGACATATTAATGTAAATAGAAGATGTGGACATATTAATgtaaatagatgtagacataTTAATttaaatagatgtagacatattaatgtaaatagatgtagacatattaatgtaaatagatgtagacataTTAATGTAAATAGAAGATGTAGACATATTAATgtaaatagatgtagacataTTAATGTAAATAGAAGATGTAGACATATTAATGTAAATAGAAGATGTAGACATATTAATgtaaatagatgtagacataTTAATGTAAATAGAAGATGTAGACATATTAATgtaaatagatgtagacatattaatgtaaatagatgtagacataTTCATGTAAATAGAAGATGTAGACATATTAATgtaaatagatgtagacataTTCATATATCCCAtttatcccatttagcagacgcttttgtccaaagcgacttacaagtcggctggggccactacttttacatatgggtggtcccagcgggaatcgaacccacgacgcttggcgttgcaagcgccatgctctaccgactgagccacacagaagAAGATGTAGACATATTAATGTAAATAGGTGTAGACATATTAATGTAAATAGAAGATGTAGACATATTAATgtaaatagatgtagacataTTAATATAAATAGAAGATGTAGAcatattaatttatttatttctctctctctcggaggaggacctgagccctaggaccatgcctcaggactacctgacatgatgactccttgttgtccccagtccacctggccgtgctgctgctccagtttcaactgttctgcatgcgcatatggaaccctgacctattcactgtgattactattatttgaccctgctggtcatttatgaacagttgaacattttggccatgctctgttataatctccaccccacgtagccagaagaggactggccacccctcagagcctggttcctctctaggtttcttcctaggttttggcctttctagggagtttttcctagccaccgtgcttctacacctgcattgcttgctgtttggggtttttggctgggtttctgtacagcactttgatatatcatctaatgtaagaagggctatataaatacatttgatttgatttgacatatgaATATAAATGGCAGATGTAGACATGTAAAAGTGAATGAACATGTAGACATATTCATTTAAATGGAGGATGTAGACAATATTGAAGATCTGGTGGACTTATTTttttatagtctacattatgttacagATCATTTTGTGATAGACTTACATCACAGGTGTCACTCTGTTTGCTGGCCGCACACAGCATGTTTTTGGTGAACTTCCTGCCATAGTAGTCACTGCGGCCGCATCGAACACGGTTCATCACAGCGATGACCAGTTCCTGTAGCTTGTCAGGACGTGACCCCAGGTTGTTCAGTGACCCCCACCCCGCCGTGTTGACCTCCTGTTCCGTGGTGGGGTCAGCCCCATCGTCACTCTGGAACTTCAGGGACTTTACTGCATCACTGGCAATGATTGGCCGGTCCAGCTGCCAATCACAGAGTAGATTTCTTGCTCAGAGGCAAGACCATGTGTAGAGTATGTCCCAACTGGCACCCTacttcctacatagtgcactacttctgaccaaaaAAGGAGTCAAagtggtcaaaggtagtgcacaatGACCGTAATAGAATGCCAAAATGGAGGCAAACCATAAGGGTGTCTTCAAACCATATACATAAACTGTTGAACTTGGGTTGAATTGACCTGACAGTTAAAGGGgactgacacagaggagagagagagagaagactggtgtGTGACTTACCTTGACCAAAGCAATGTCATTATCATAGTTTGAGACGCTGAAATCAGGGTGACTGAACACTTGAACAATGTCAAAAGTTTGTTTAGAATCCTCCGGTTCGCTCAGAGAGTGAGCTCCTAGGACCACCTTCCTCCCTTCTGACCTGTCAATCAAAACAAACAGCACAAACAAAGACCAGTTACAACAACATAATGATGATGACGACAACACATGCTGTTCTGAGCAGTGAATcatttcatcatcatcatcatcatcatcatcatcttcacaaACAAGTTAAATATGTCGCCAAATTAATAATGTGCTGCAAAATGTAGTTAATATAATTTATGCATCAGTTTGAGTGGACAATCTGAGCATCATTTTACTTTCCAATTGTCTATTTACTGTAATTGTGCATATACAGTGAACTCGTACTACTGTAAAATGTTCCTATAATACCGCTACGGTAGAAACATGAGAACCTACACTACAGGAGAACTCACCCAGAGAGAAAGCAGTGTGCGGCGCTCATCACCCACTGATCGGCCACCAGAAACCCTCCGCACTCATGTTTCATCCTGCCACCGTCGGCGACCTGCAGTGAGGCCATGTACGGACGGGAGTGGGCCTCCGCCTCTCGTCCACCGGTGATAGCATCACCTGAACATACGCCGCAGATAGAGAATCATAAATGTGGATCTAAACATGACGATAGGTGCATAATATCTTTGATCTGATAGCGTTTTAGGAGCAGGCTTTTCTGTCCATAGAACATCAGAACAGAAATGGGCCTAAGGGTTCATCTAAAAAGTATAATGGTAATTCATAGGCAACCAATTcattcaaatacatttaaaagagTTTGCACACAGATTTTGTTTGTTCGGCTTTGGAAATGTCATGCCAATAAACACCTGAAAGCAAGCGGTGTAGGTCATAATTTCTAATTGAGAAAAGCCAGTATTGTAGAAGAATGAACTTACTGCATAAAAAGACAGCCAGCAGAGCAGCAGTCAGGAACAGCTGTCTCTCACAGCCCattgtgtcagtctgtctggttaGAGTGTCTCTCAGAGCAGAGAACACACAGTATTATTCTGAAAGCAGAAAGGGAGGAAATATATAAATCAGCCAAGTTGGCGCAGAGAGGCGAGGGGAGGACCTGCCTCCAACATTCCCACAACTCCAACAGGAAAAACAGGAAGGGAGAttgtcagtgtggtgccaggaaaacaacctctgcCTCATCGTCAGCAAAACaatggagctgatcgtggacaacaggaaacagagggccgagCACAGACCTTAAGACTGAACATCTTCGACTCCCAGGCCTTAAgactgaacatcttctaccccaaGCCTTAAGACTGAATATCTTCTACTCCCAGGCCTTAAGACTGAACATCTTCAACTCCCAGGCCTTAAGACTGAACATCTTCAACTCCCAGGCCTTAAGACTGAACATCTTCGACTCCCAGGCCTTAAGACTGAATATCTTCTACTCCCAGGCCTTAACACTGAACATCTTCTACTCCCAGGCCTTAAGACTGAACATCTTCTACTCCCAGGCCTTAAGACTGAACATCTTCTACTCCCAGGCCTTAAGACTGAATATCTTCTACTCCCAGGCCTTAAgactgaacatcttctaccccagGCCTTAAGACTGAACATCTTCTACTCCCAAGCCttaagactgctaaacaactcATCAAATGGTTACCTGGACTACCTACATTGAcccttatttgcactcactgtacccctacttacatgtacatataaaCCTCAATTACCTGGAACCCCTGCACCTCCATTCAGTActagttctccctgtatatagccatgttattatctggtactcACAGTATATAGCCTTATTATtacctggtattccctgtatatagccttattattacctggtaatccctgtatatagccatgttattacctggtactccctgtatataaccaagttattacctggtactccctgtatatagtcatgttattacctggtactccctgtatatagccatgttattgtctgGTACTcgctgtatataaccatgttattacctggtactccctgtatataaccttatTATtacctggtaatccctgtatatagccatgttattacctggtaatccctgtatatagccatgttattacctggtactccctgtatataaccatgttattacctggtactctctgtatataaccatgttattacctggtactccctgtatataaccatgttattaactcgtactccctgtatatagtcatgtaattacctggtactcccagtatataaccatgttattacctggtactccctgtatatagccatgttattacctggtactccctgtatatagccatgttattatctggtactccatgtatataaccatgttattacctggtactccctgtatataaccatgttattacctggtactctctgtatataaccatgttattacctggtactccctgtatataaccatgttattaactcgtactccctgtatataaccatgttattacctggtactccctgtatataaccatgtcattacctggtactccctgtatataaccatgccattaactggtactccctgtatataaccatgttattacctggtactccctgtatttaaccatgttattacctggtactccctgtatttaaccatgttattacctggtactccctgtatataaccatgttattacctggtactccctgtatataaccatgttattacctggtacccctgcacctccacacagtactggtactccctgtatataaccatgttattacctggtactccctgtatataaccatgttatttcctggtactccctgtatataaccatgttattacctggtacccctgcacctccacacagtactggtactccctgtatatagccatgttgttacctgatactccctgtatataaccatgttattacctggtactccctgtatataaccatgttattacctggtacttcctgtatataaccatgttattacctggtactccctgtatataaccatgttattacctggtacccctgcacctccacacagtactggtactctctgtatgtaaccatgttattacctggtactccctgtatatagtcatgttactccctggtactccctgtatataaccatgttattacctggtactccctgtatataaccatgttattaactggtactccctgtatataaccatgtcattacctggtactccctgtatataaccatgttattacctggtactccctttatattaccatgttattacctggtactccctgaatataaccatgttattacctggtactccctgtatatagtcatgttattacctggtactccctgtatataaccatgttattacctggtactccctgtatataaccatgtcattacctggtactccctgtatataaccatgttattacctggtactccctgtatataaccatgttattacctggtactccctgtatataaccatgttattacctggtactccctgtatttaaccatgttattacctggtactccctgtatataaccatgttataacctggtactccctgtatataaccatgttattacctgctactccctgtatataaccatgtcatTTTTACTCGTAAGTCACTTAAGTGACTTATTTTACTTGTAAGTCATTTCAACACTGCATTTTtggaaaaggtggtacatctagcatggggtagtttggttcctggtgaaaaggtggtacatctagcatggggtagtttggttcctggtgaaaaggtggtacatctagcatggggtagtttggttcatggtgaaaaggtggtacatctcgcatggggtagtttggttcatggtgaaaagtggtacagcatggggtagtttggttcatggttaaaaggtggtacatctaacatggggtagtttggttaatggtgaaaaggtggtacatctagcatggggtagtttggttcatggtgaaaaggtggtacatctagcatggggtagtttggttcatggtgaaaaggtggtacatctagcatggggtagtttggttcatggtgaaaaggtggtacatctagcatggggtagtttggttcatggtgaaaaggaggtacatctagcatggggtagttcatctagcatggggtagtttggttcatggtgaaaaggtgatacatctagcatggggtagtttggttcatggtgaaacggtggtacatctagcatggggtagtttggttcatgatGAAAATGTGGTACATCTActatggggtagtttggttcatggtgaaaaggaggtacttctagcatggggtagtttggttcatggtgaaaatgTGGTACATATActatggggtagtttggttcatggtgaaaaggaggtacttctagcatggggtagtttggttcatggtgaaaaggaggtacatctagcagggggtagtttggttcctggtgaaaaggtggtacatctaacatggggtagtttggttcctggtgaaaaggaggtacatctagcatggggtagtttggttcatggtgaaaaggtggtacatctaacatggggtagtttggttcacggtgaaaaggaggtacatctagcatggggtagtttggttcatggtgaaaaggtggtacatctagcatggggtagtttggttcatggtgaaaaggaggtacatctagcatggggtagtttggttcatggtgaaaaggaggtacatctagcatggggtagtttggttcctggtgaaaaggtggtacatctagcatggggtagtttggttcatggtgaaaaggtggtacatctagcatggggtagtttggttcatggtgaaaaggtggtacatctagcatggggtagtttggttcatggtgaaaaggtggtacatctagcatggggtagtttggttcatggtgaaaaggtggtacatctagcatggggtagtttggttcatggtgaaaaggaggtacatctagcatggggtagtttggttcctggTGAAAATGTGGTACATCTActatggggtagtttggttcatggtgaaaaggtggtacatctagcatggggtagtttggttcatggtgaaaaggtggtacatctagcatggggtagtttggttcatggtgaaaaggtggtacatctagcatggggtagtttggttcatggtgaaaaggtggtacatctagcatggggtagtttggttcctggtgaaaaggaggtacatctagcatggggtagtttggttcctggtgaaaaggtggtacatctagcatggggtagttcaTCTAGCATTGgctagtttggttcatggtgaaaaggtggtacatctagcatggggtagtttggttcatggtgaaaaggtggtacatctagcatggggtagtttggttcatggtgaaaaggtggtacatctagcatggggtagtttggttcatggtgaaaaggtggtacatctagcatggggtagtttggttcatggtgaaaaggaggtacatctagcatggggtagtttggttcatggtgaaaatgaggtacatctagcatggggtagtttggttcctggtgaaaaggtggtacatctagcatggggtagtttggttcatggtgaaaaggtggtacatctagcatggggtagtttggttcatggtgaaaaggaggtacatctagcatggggtagtttggttcctggtgaaaaggtggtacatctagcatggggtagtttggttcatggtgaaaaggaggtacatctagcatggggtagtttggttcatggtgaaaaggaggtacatctagcatggggtagtttggttcctggtgaaaaggaggtacatctagcatggggtagtttggttacagttgaaaaggtggtacatctagcatggggtagttcaTCTAGCATTGgctagtttggttcatggtgaaaaggtggtatatctagcatggggtagtttggttcatggtgaaaaggaggtacatctagcatggggtagtttggttcatggtgaaaaggtggtacatctagcatggggtagtttggttcatggtgaaaaggtggtacatctagcatggggtagtttggttcatggtgaaaaggaggtacatctagcatggggtagtttggttcctggtgaaaaggtggtacatctagcatggggtagtttggttcatggtgaaaaggaggtacatctagcatggggtagtttggttcatggtgaaaaggtggtacatctagcatggggtagtttggttcctgttgaaaaggtggtacatctagcatggggtagttcaTCTAGCATTGgctagtttggttcatggtgaaaaggtggtacatctagcatggggtagtttggttcctggtgaaaaggtggtacatctagcatggggtagtttggttcatggtgaaaaggtggtacatctagcatggggtagtttggttcatggtgaaaaggaggtacatctagcatggggtagtttggttcatggtgaaaaggtggtacatctagcatggggtagtttggttcatggtgaaaaggaggtacatctagcatggggtagtttggttcatggtgaaaaggtggtacatctagcatggggtagtttggttcatggtgaaaatgtggtacatctagcatggggtagtttggttcatggtgaaaaggtggtacatctagcatggggtagtttggttcctggtgaaaatgtggtacatctagcatggggtagtttggttcatggtgaaaaggaggtacatctagcatggggtagtttggttcatggtgaaaaggtggtacatctagcatggggtagtttggttcatggtgaaaaggtggtacatctagcatggggtagtttggttcatggtgaaaaggaggtacatctagcatggggtagtttggttcatggtgaaaaggtggtacatctagcatggggtagtttggttcatggtgaaaaggtggtacatctagcatggggtagtttggttcatggtgaaaaggtggtacatctagcatggggtagtttggttcatggtgaaaaggaggtacatctagcatggggtagtttggttcatggtgaaaatgtggtacatctagcatggggtagtttggttcatggtgaaaaggtggtacatctagcatgatgtagtttggttcctggtgaaaaggaggtacatctagcatggggtagtttggttcctggtgaaaaggaggtacatctagcatggggtagtttggttcctggtgaaaaggtggtacatctagcatggggtagtttggttcatggtgaaaaggaggtacatctagcatggggtagtttggttcatggtgaaaaggaggtacatctagcatggggtagtttggttcatggtgaaaaggaggtacatctagcatggggtagtttggttcatggtgaaaaggtggtacatctagcatggggtagtttggttcatggtgaaaaggtggtacatctagcatggggtagtttggttcatggtgaaaaggtggtacatctagcatggggtagtttggttcatggtgaaaaggtggtacatctagcatggggtagtttggttcatggtgaaaaggtggtacatctagcatggggtagtttggttcatggtgaaaaggaggtacatctagcatggggtagtttggttctggtgaaaaggaggtacatctagcatggggtagtttggttcctggtgaaaaggaggtacatctagcatggggtagtttggttacagttgaaaaggtggtacatctagcatggggtagttcaTCTAGCATTGgctagtttggttcatggtgaaaaggtggtatatctagcatggggtagtttggttcctggtgaaaaggaggtacatctagcatggggtagtttggttcatggtgaaaa
Coding sequences within:
- the cfd gene encoding complement factor D, whose translation is MGCERQLFLTAALLAVFLCSDAITGGREAEAHSRPYMASLQVADGGRMKHECGGFLVADQWVMSAAHCFLSGSEGRKVVLGAHSLSEPEDSKQTFDIVQVFSHPDFSVSNYDNDIALVKLDRPIIASDAVKSLKFQSDDGADPTTEQEVNTAGWGSLNNLGSRPDKLQELVIAVMNRVRCGRSDYYGRKFTKNMLCAASKQSDTCDGDSGGPLLYNGVAVGITSNGGKKCGSSKKPGLYTTISHYSQWIDKTMTQ